One window of the Populus nigra chromosome 4, ddPopNigr1.1, whole genome shotgun sequence genome contains the following:
- the LOC133691823 gene encoding uncharacterized protein LOC133691823 isoform X1 yields the protein MMSVTRATFPYSSVSQIFLAPSPVSDSTLEISKLKFKSQFLRNQRLEVFSTSLKLLYARNTKMERAVYNSLGAGPAHPSAPSPCLIQLYGDLRTSRKGWVLGMLISIILPFCRNKWGALLLIKDKVEQVVETADHVADIVEEVAEEVGKVAEEVADHLPEGGKLQQVATFIENVAKETAKDANVVDEIIEKIKNQVEEVEKEVEEEVESFSEQLTEQANGKSEESKG from the exons ATGATGTCTGTAACAAGAGCAACGTTTCCCTACAGCTCCGTTAGCCAGATATTTCTAGCACCTAGTCCGGTATCTGATAGCACTTTGGAAATCTCAAAACTCAAATTCAAAAGCCAGTTTCTTAGAAATCAAAGGCTGGAAGTTTTCAGCACCTCTCTGAAACTGCTCTATGCAAGAAATACAAAGAT GGAAAGGGCTGTATACAATAGTCTTGGAGCAGGACCTGCTCATCCTTCTGCTCCTTCTCCTTG TTTAATACAACTTTATGGTGATCTACGTACTAGCAGGAAGGGTTGGGTTCTGGGAATGCTAATATCAATAATTCTACCCTTTTGTAGAAACAAATGGGGGGCATTACTGTTGATAAAAG ACAAAGTTGAACAAGTGGTGGAGACAGCAGATCACGTTGCAGACATTGTAGAAGAGGTGGCTGAGGAAGTTGGGAAGGTAGCTGAAGAAGTTGCCGATCATCTGCCGGAAGGTGGGAAACTTCAACAAGTGGCCACATTTATTGAAAACGTAGCGAAAGAAACAGCGAAGGATGCTAATGTAGTAGatgaaataattgaaaag attaaaaatcaGGTGGAAGAGGTGGAAAAGGAGGTGGAAGAGGAGGTGGAGTCTTTCTCGGAGCAACTCACGGAGCAAGCCAATGGAAAATCCGAAGAATCAAAAGGCTGA
- the LOC133691823 gene encoding uncharacterized protein LOC133691823 isoform X2 codes for MMSVTRATFPYSSVSQIFLAPSPVSDSTLEISKLKFKSQFLRNQRLEVFSTSLKLLYARNTKMERAVYNSLGAGPAHPSAPSPCLIQLYGDLRTSRKGWVLGMLISIILPFCRNKWGALLLIKDKVEQVVETADHVADIVEEVAEEVGKVAEEVADHLPEGGKLQQVATFIENVAKETAKDANVVDEIIEKVEEVEKEVEEEVESFSEQLTEQANGKSEESKG; via the exons ATGATGTCTGTAACAAGAGCAACGTTTCCCTACAGCTCCGTTAGCCAGATATTTCTAGCACCTAGTCCGGTATCTGATAGCACTTTGGAAATCTCAAAACTCAAATTCAAAAGCCAGTTTCTTAGAAATCAAAGGCTGGAAGTTTTCAGCACCTCTCTGAAACTGCTCTATGCAAGAAATACAAAGAT GGAAAGGGCTGTATACAATAGTCTTGGAGCAGGACCTGCTCATCCTTCTGCTCCTTCTCCTTG TTTAATACAACTTTATGGTGATCTACGTACTAGCAGGAAGGGTTGGGTTCTGGGAATGCTAATATCAATAATTCTACCCTTTTGTAGAAACAAATGGGGGGCATTACTGTTGATAAAAG ACAAAGTTGAACAAGTGGTGGAGACAGCAGATCACGTTGCAGACATTGTAGAAGAGGTGGCTGAGGAAGTTGGGAAGGTAGCTGAAGAAGTTGCCGATCATCTGCCGGAAGGTGGGAAACTTCAACAAGTGGCCACATTTATTGAAAACGTAGCGAAAGAAACAGCGAAGGATGCTAATGTAGTAGatgaaataattgaaaag GTGGAAGAGGTGGAAAAGGAGGTGGAAGAGGAGGTGGAGTCTTTCTCGGAGCAACTCACGGAGCAAGCCAATGGAAAATCCGAAGAATCAAAAGGCTGA
- the LOC133691823 gene encoding uncharacterized protein LOC133691823 isoform X3 produces the protein MMSVTRATFPYSSVSQIFLAPSPVSDSTLEISKLKFKSQFLRNQRLEVFSTSLKLLYARNTKMERAVYNSLGAGPAHPSAPSPWKGWVLGMLISIILPFCRNKWGALLLIKDKVEQVVETADHVADIVEEVAEEVGKVAEEVADHLPEGGKLQQVATFIENVAKETAKDANVVDEIIEKIKNQVEEVEKEVEEEVESFSEQLTEQANGKSEESKG, from the exons ATGATGTCTGTAACAAGAGCAACGTTTCCCTACAGCTCCGTTAGCCAGATATTTCTAGCACCTAGTCCGGTATCTGATAGCACTTTGGAAATCTCAAAACTCAAATTCAAAAGCCAGTTTCTTAGAAATCAAAGGCTGGAAGTTTTCAGCACCTCTCTGAAACTGCTCTATGCAAGAAATACAAAGAT GGAAAGGGCTGTATACAATAGTCTTGGAGCAGGACCTGCTCATCCTTCTGCTCCTTCTCCTTG GAAGGGTTGGGTTCTGGGAATGCTAATATCAATAATTCTACCCTTTTGTAGAAACAAATGGGGGGCATTACTGTTGATAAAAG ACAAAGTTGAACAAGTGGTGGAGACAGCAGATCACGTTGCAGACATTGTAGAAGAGGTGGCTGAGGAAGTTGGGAAGGTAGCTGAAGAAGTTGCCGATCATCTGCCGGAAGGTGGGAAACTTCAACAAGTGGCCACATTTATTGAAAACGTAGCGAAAGAAACAGCGAAGGATGCTAATGTAGTAGatgaaataattgaaaag attaaaaatcaGGTGGAAGAGGTGGAAAAGGAGGTGGAAGAGGAGGTGGAGTCTTTCTCGGAGCAACTCACGGAGCAAGCCAATGGAAAATCCGAAGAATCAAAAGGCTGA
- the LOC133691015 gene encoding uncharacterized protein LOC133691015, with protein MLCSAKSTLPHNWASLPTGSRRRSQVYGTNPSFHLATSKHNHRIQFLGHQKMNIFTTTLEVLHHGKNRKMDMAVYSTGVESEIPFPLPFNLPFDLNPGSWQTWVLGLILALTPFGISTWWPMLKSKVDSLMQTTEAVAETVERVADKVDKVVEDLADSLPEGKLKQTARYIENIAEKAERDAHLVDEAIEKLEEIEIELKEEAERFVQANAKSKEAENS; from the exons ATGTTGTGCAGTGCAAAATCAACACTTCCCCATAACTGGGCTAGTCTTCCTACCGGATCCAGACGGAGATCTCAAGTTTATGGCACTAATCCCAGTTTTCATCTGGCAACCTCAAAACACAATCACAGAATCCAGTTTCTTGGGCATCAGAAGATGAACATTTTCACTACCACTCTGGAAGTCCTACACCACGGAAAGAATAGAAAGAT GGACATGGCTGTCTACAGTACCGGCGTTGAATCAGAAATTCCTTTTCCTCTTCCTTTTAATCTTCCCTTTGATCTTAATCCCGGATCTTG GCAAACTTGGGTTCTGGGATTGATTTTAGCCTTGACTCCCTTCGGCATCAGCACATGGTGGCCTATGCTAAAGTCAAAAG TTGATTCATTGATGCAGACAACAGAAGCTGTTGCTGAAACTGTAGAAAGGGTTGCTGATAAAGTGGACAAGGTAGTAGAAGACTTAGCCGATAGTTTGCCGGAAGGCAAACTTAAACAAACGGCAAGATATATTGAAAATATAGCCGAAAAAGCAGAAAGGGATGCTCATCTAGTTGATGAAGCTATCGAGAAG TTAGAAGAAATCGAAATAGAACTGAAAGAAGAGGCGGAGCGATTCGTTCAAGCCAATGCCAAAAGCAAAGAAGCCGAAAACTCATAA